The nucleotide window TCGCGAGCAGCAAGTGCGCCTGGGTCCAGAGCCCGCGTGTGTCCCCCCAGCCGGGCTGCGGCGCCCAGGGCGGCGCAGCAAGTGGATGTGAGCGTGCGGAGCCGAGCGCCCCGGCGGCTGGCGGAGGGACGAGCGCGGCCAGCTGCGGAGCGAGGATGCGCGCCGGGAACTTTTCGCCCGGCCTGCAAGTGCGAGCGGCCGCGCCCGAGGGGGCTCCCCGAGGCGGCCGGGAGGGAGGCGGGCGCGGGTGCCCGtcgccgcccctcccccacttccgcCGCCCGACGCTTCCTCGTTCCCGGCTCCCAGGGCCTGGCGGTCCCGCGGGAGCCCCGGCGGCGCAGCCCCACCCCGGCCGGCGCGGCTCGCTCCCACGCCCCCGGTGCTGTCTCGCCGGAGCCGAGCGATCGAGGCTGCGGGGGCGCAGGGCGCTGCAGGTAGGGGCTCGGCGCGGGGGCGCAGAggcggcgggcgggccggggccgggggccggccGCACGAGTCGGACGCCCGGGGCCCTCGACCGCCTCCTCCCCCCGCCGGCGGGCGCGCCCGGGCCCTTTTTAGGGAATTTTCTTGTTCCCGCGGACTCCAGGGCGGGTGGGGCGGAGACTGGCGGGGCGCGCTGCATTTCAcggccaccctcctccccccggGCTCCCCCGACCTCGTCTCCCCTATCCTAGCACCTTTGGTCGCGTAAAcaattcccttcctctccccagacCCGGCTCCGCTGCCCCCTGGGGACAGCCTCTCAGGTCTCGGGAGGTGGATGGGGTTAGGGAGAGGGGGCGTTCCTGGCGTCCCCCGCCCGTGGGCGCCCCCACCCTCGATCTCTCCCTTCCCCGCTCCCCTCTCCGCGGCGGAGCAGACGGCCCCAGGGGCCCGGGTATTTTTAGCGCTGTGACCTGGGCGGCAGCTCGGAGAGCCTTTCCCAGGAATCGGCGTCAGCGCCTCCCTGCCCCCGCTGCCAGCCGGCGGCCACCCAGTCTCCGCACACCGCCTTTGGCCCACTTGGGTTTGAGCCCCTCGAAGCCCGCAGCAGCGGCGGTGGAGCTGCCCGGGGTCTCCTGACACTTGAGTCCGGATGAAGCGCGAGAGGCAGGCTACGGAGGTTGACGAGCTGGTCCTCAAGCCAGATACTCCCTTGCCTCTGGTGATGGGCTCCTCCGCTGACAGGAAGGAGATGGAGTGAATGCGAGTGGATGTTTAGGGCCTGGGCCGGCCCAGAGCTCTGGTGTTCTGGAAAGCTCTCTGCACCGGGGACCCGCctgaggggagggtgggggggtgggggactggaCCGAATTGGATCCAAGACCCACCGGCCCAGTTGCTACTCATTGACTATGGGGATATAAGGCTGAGATGTGTCAAAGAGGTGCTCAAAAAGAGCTGGGAAGTGCGGAGAAGAGATGGTGGGGGGGCCTCTAAATAGCACACTCTCCCAGCTTTACATTTTACAGAGCACCTGAACCAACAGCTGCTGGGTTGTGTTTGAGGCAGGTAGGACTATTCAGTCATTTTCAGATGGGAAGGTTGAGGCTGGAAAGATGATTTCCTTAGGGGCAGAGCCAAGTCTGGAAGTCAGGTCCGCAACTTCAGAGCAGGGTTTGgaggggatggtggtgatggggtgtgtgggggagagggagtgcTTTAGTCTTTGTCTGGGTTTTGAAGGCTGGGCATGAACCAGAGTTGCAGCACTGGAGCAAGATAATCTTCCACCCTGAGATCCCCATCTCACTGTCTTCCATAGCcttctgaggggagcctgggtccATTAAAAGTGCCTTGCTCATTTGGACTGGACCAATCCCTGGAACTCCTCTCACAAGGGCATGATACTGAGACTTGGCTATTGGCTCTGTTCTCTGAATACAGAGGAGCTGCTTTTGCGGTGCCTGGAACCAGCATCCCCTTTGTGGGGCCAGGGTCAGCCCTGCCTCTCAATGAGACGTGAAGTTTGTGGTAATGGATTCTGCgtcaaagaagagaaggaggtagCCCAGTCCAGAGGTGTCCAGGCTGTAACACCAGGATGCTGGCTACAGAGGGGTTCCCCAAGTTCAGGCCCCCATTGTAGTCCCTCTCAACTTCATAGCCATCCTTGCTCTTCTGTCTTCCAGGAGCTGACATGGACCCAAATCCTCGGGCAGCCCTGGAGCGCCAGCAGCTCCGCCTTCGGGAGCGGCAGAAATTCTTCGAGGAAATTTTACAGCCAGAAACGGAGTTTGTCTTCCCCCTGTCCCACCTGCATCTCGAGTCACAGAGACGTAAGCTCTGAGTCCTGGGGAGAGGGACTGGGGCAAGGGTGGAGGGTGGGTAAGTCATATAGGTCTTGAATCATGGGAGcctcttcctcttgttttttGGGCCCTCGAAACGTCTATCTCTAGACCTGACACACGTCTCTAACCATCCTAGGGGCTCTGGCTTGTGTCCTCCTGACTTGCCCCCTTCTTGATCTGCAGCCCCCATAGGTAGTATCTCATCCATGGAAGTGAACGTGGATGCACTGGAACAGGTAGAACTTATTGACCTTGGAGACCAGGATGGAGCAGATGTGTTCTTGCCTTGTGAAGACCCTCCGCCAGCCTCCCAGACATCTGGTATGCCCCTTGGCTTTGGGGACTTGGGCACGAGTTAGCCAGACCTGGTGTCAGGCTCTGAAGTGAGGCTGCAAGGCAGGGCTGCGGAAGTATACATGTGGCGGCTGGAAGTGGGTGTTTCTACCAATGAAACAGCTGTCTGTTCTGATTTTAGGGAAGTTGACCCTAAGGGAAACTGGGTGACAGATCGCCAATCTAAAATTCTGGGAATGTCCCAACCCCTTAGACTTTATTAATTTTGCCTTTTgtgaaattaatgtaattaagtcatataattgaaataatataaaatatggttTTTGTATTAGATAAGCCATTTTAGTCATCTTCATATGAATATTTactcaacatgttttttttttttaggttgctAATACTGTGCTTAGTTACCTCAATCCCTAAAATGTCCTATTAGGGCAGGCAGTATTATCCTGGTTTTATAAAGGAGGAAATTAGACTCAGAAGTTGTTACATAGCCAGAAAGT belongs to Canis lupus familiaris isolate Mischka breed German Shepherd chromosome 24, alternate assembly UU_Cfam_GSD_1.0, whole genome shotgun sequence and includes:
- the DBNDD2 gene encoding LOW QUALITY PROTEIN: dysbindin domain-containing protein 2 (The sequence of the model RefSeq protein was modified relative to this genomic sequence to represent the inferred CDS: deleted 1 base in 1 codon), yielding MDPNPRAALERQQLRLRERQKFFEEILQPETEFVFPLSHLHLESQRPPIGSISSMEVNVDALEQVELIDLGDQDGADVFLPCEDPPPASQTSGLDDHPEELSLPVPTPDRTASRTSSSSSDDSTNLHSPNPSDGGADTPLAQSDEEDGADGGAEPGACS